AAACTCACCACAGCAGCAATCAACGTGGTGGACTCAATCCCCTGTGTGGTGTTGTGCGTGACAATGCAGGATCGGCGAGCCGCAGCACACAAAGCCTCACCGGGCGCGAACGCAATGCCGACCGGTGCTGACCGCATGGCGCCGCCGTTGGTGGTGCCATATTTACCTGTCAATTCAGGCGATACGCCCTGCGAAAGCTTTTCCAGAGCGGCCTTGGTGGAAGGCCCGAGCAGATCCAGCGATCCCTTCGCCCGCATCCGTTGCTCCCAAGCCAGCAAATCCTGCGCATACGCCATGACGTCGAGATCGCCGCCATCTTCAATCAGTCTATGGGCCAGAATGAAAGCCTGATCGGTGTCATCGGTTACCGACCCCGCCTTCATCGAAGGAGCAATCGGCTGGTCGTCAACCGCATCACGAAAGTCTTGTATCGGTCCGCCATAAGCTTTGACGATGGAGGCATGCGACATGCTCTGTGTCGGCATTCCCAGCGCGTCGCCTATTGCCAGACCGGTCAATGCGCCACGAGCCCGTTCCAGAAGATCCATCAACTTTTCGTCTGCTTTCTTCGATTACTCGGAAATAATAGAAACGTTTGTTTCTCACTTATAGTCATTAAGACTATAACTAATGATACGGAAACGCAATCTCAATCCGTTTGACGGTGTTTCGCTATTTTGGACTTTCGCTATCCAAAACCCACTTTGCCGCTCAATCGACAACAAGCCGCACTCTCATGCAAATCGACATGCCGCCTTGTCTCCATTGACCTCATGCGGACTGGATATCAAGCGTAGACAAAGGCGGCCGCCACAATTCGTGACGACCGCCCAACATAAGATGCTGTAAATATTGTCTACAATCTCACCATACCAGTGTCGCTACAATGCCACTGCAATGACATTACAACCACGTTTACAGCAACGCCTTAGGGCTGAGTTTGCTCATATCCTGAGGCTCAAGCACTTCGGCAGCATGCAGATAGAGCCGTGGAATACGCGTACGCAGACATGTGAAGATCTCGTAGCTAATGGTGTCGGCGGCACGCGCCCAATCGTCGGCGGTCGGTTCGGCGTAATCCTCGCCGCGTCCTGGTCCAAAGAGTTCTACGGTATCGCCTTCGTGCACATCCAACTTCTCCGAGTCTCCGTGCAGATCAAGGATGAACTGGTCCATGCACACGCGACCGGAAACACGCATTAGCTGGGGCCCTTCGGAAGTCATCACACGCACCGGTCCACCCGGCTTCTTCATATGCTTCGCGCCGGATTCGTCGAATCCGGAGGCGGAACGATGAATACCGTCTGCGTAGCCCAACGGCACAATCGCGGTGCTGGTCACTTCATCGGTGATATACGTGCGTCCGTACGAAATCCCATGCCCGGCCTCAACGCCTTTGACCGTGGCCAGCTGTGCCTGCAAGGTCATCGCAGGCTTCAGATCGTAATTTGACGGCGTTCCCATAGCCGGATCAGCTTCGTACCCATAAAGACCAATGCCCGGTCGGGTCAGCTCAAAATGTGTTTCCGGGCGCGAAAGCGTGGCGGCGGTGTTCGCGATATGGCGGATACGCGGAGGAATGCCGGCCTTCTCCATACGCGCGGTGAACTGTTTGAAACTCTCGAGCTGCTGGTTGGTCGCCTCCACGAACTCGGGAACGTCAGGTGCGTCGGCCACGGAGAAATGGCTCCACTGCCCCACGATGTCAAGCACCCCTTCTTTGGCGAGCGGTACGAGTTTGTCGAGCGCTGCCGGAAAACCTTCGGCGGTGAAGCCGTTGCGTCCGAAACCGGTGTCGACTTTGACATGCACACGTGCCGGCATGCCAAGTTTGCGTGCGGCGGCTGCCACGGCGTCGATGCCGTCGAGCGAACCCACTGAAATGTCGATATCGCTGGCAATGAGCTCGATGAGCGGAGCGTTGTGCCCGTTGTACATCCACGTGAGAATATGGCAGCGGCTCGAATCGATGCCGGCCATGCGTAGCAACAATGCTTCACGCGGCTGTGCTGTTCCAAGCCACGTCGCGCCGCCCGCGAGCGCCGCCAACGCGGAAGGAATAAGCCCGTGCCCATATCCGTCGGCCTTCACTACACCCATCACGGCGGTGCCGGACTTCGGCCCGCCAACGACCTCAACCAGGTGCCGCATATTGTCTCGCATCGCCTTGAGATCGACAATGGCCTGGCCCGGGTAGCGCCGCAGCGCCGCGGTGTAGTTCGATTTGCCAAGTGTGGAAGAAAAAGGCCATTCAGGCAGTGCGTTCAAAGTCATAGTTCATATTGTCGCGCGCCACAGTGATGAAGGCAAACAGACGATACGGAACAATCACATGGACACGCGGGAATACCAACTGATTACCTGCACAAACCTGGCCGCCGGCCCAAATCACTTGTCGTGGCGCTGATAGACGATGCGCGTGTTGCCGCGATCGCCCATGTCGCTGACCGTAATGATCCCGCAACGCCGGAATCCGGCTTTTTCGAAGACGTGCTGCATCGCCTTATTGTCAGGATGGGTGTCGCATCGCACGTTCTTATACGTCACGGCCGCCCATCGCATGCACACATCCCCGGTATGTCCTTTGAGACCGGACGAGGCCAGCCTGTGCATGGTGGCGTATTCGTCATCGTCCAGCCAAGCGCCCTCCGTCAGGTGCGCATAGGTCGGCTCTGCCCCAAGGAACATCGCGAAATAGGCGAGTATACGCTCGTTGCCGCCCTCGCCTTCGGAATCGACCAGCAGCATGCCATGACCACCGTGAATATCCTCATGTATCAGTTCGGCGGGAGGCCAACTCTTGCCCCACTGGTTAGGGTTGCCGGTGCGTCGCATGAGTTCACGGGCCCGTTCGAAGATAGCCATGATCGCTTCGAAATCGGCTTCACTCGCTCGGCGCACACGCATGGAACCGGTCAAGACGCCTTCCGCTGCAGCTGTTTTGTTCCCGTTGTCTATCGTCTTTCCTTCAGCCATACTCATACCTCTGCTTTAAAAAACCACGCGGCCGCCTACCTGCCAGCGACTTTATTCCCGTACCAAACTAACACCACCACAGGCAATTATCACGATGGAAGATTCGATGCCGAGAGCCAAGATGCAAAATCGACAACGGAATCGCAAGTCAACAGCGTTGTCTGCGATTGAAATTTGGCCTATAACCTCAACAACGCGATGGCATACAAAAGCGGCATCGACGCCAATCGTCAGATGCCGCTTCCAATCATGTTTCAGCCCGCTTTCGCAAAGCTGACGCCGCAATCAGACCACCTTGCGCACGTACGGGTCGGAGCTGATGCCCTCATCGAGGATCTTCTTGCACCATTCCTTGGCGGTGAACAGGCTGTGGTCGCGGTAGTTGCCGCAGCTCTTGATGTCCGTGGCTGGCACGTCGTCCCAGGTCGCCTTGTAGGCGATGAACTCGAGCGATTCCTTGAGCGCCTTGGCGACGTCCTCGGTGCTGTGCTCGCCCCAAGTCAGCAGGTGGAAGCCGGTGCGGCAGCCGAACGGCGAGCAGTCGATGTAGCCGGGGATGCGCTCGCGCAGCAGCACCGCGATGGTGTGCTCGATGGTATGCAGGCCGCCGGTCGGGATGGCGTTCTCGTTGGGCTGCACCAGGCGCAGGTCATAGTTGGAGATGACGTCACCCTTCTCCCCCGTCTCGGTGTCGATAAAGCGCACATACGGCGCCTTCACCTTGGTGTGATCGAGCTTAAAGCTCTCCGGTTCCGGCTTGTTTTCTTCTGCCATTTGTTTTCCTTTCAATCAATCTAGCCTTTTATTCAAGTCTACTTCCATAAGCATTCAGAAATTATTAATATCCCTAAATCTCTTTAATCGATTGTGCTAAGCATTATTTTGACCATAGTTCTGCATACACCATTCATGAATACGTTGAATATATTCGTAGTCCACTTTCGAAACACTGTATCCCGGATTTTTCAATTTGTCTGAAATTGATTGTAAAAGTTTCATCCATTGAACCTCATTTTCTTTCTTTGCCTTCTTCGTTTCATTTTCCCGTTTAGGCAAAGTCAATAAATTTGAATAAGTATCACGCCAATGCCCGTCACTTATGGCAATCTCCGCATAATCTTTCAAATTCAAATAATCCCAAATCGATACATTTTCAGTAGAACTCGCTTCATTCTTTTTAGCGATTTTGACAAGATATTTTTCTCTAACGTGAATAGGAACAATAGATTCATCATCTCTTCCATTCAACTCAACTAATTGCTTATGCATTAATCCAGTAATTGATTTTGAAATTTCAGAAATATACTGTTGAGAATTCGCATTGTACTCTTTCGAATTTTTCTCCCACCACTCCTGATATTCAACCGTCGTTAATTGAGGACACTTGTCAAATATTGCTTTTTGCAAGTAGCGCCAATGTTTTATTGGCCCATTCCCCCCATATTGCTGCTTTATTTCTTGACGATTTTGCGGTGTCATTGTGTTATAAAAATCGACTATATATTTGAAATAGGGAGAACACCGTTCAAGTAAAACGCTAGTCTTCTGATATAACGGCATAGAACCATCTCTATCAGAAATTATTTTCAAGACATCAGAAGAAATCCTGATTAAAGCAAAAATGCCACTATTCATCGCTAGTAGCCCTTCATTGCTTTTGCCTCTTTCCCATTCTTCCGGCAGTTGTTCAGCAAAAAAGTTCAGCACTCCTTTTATGAATGGGGTTAATGCATTATAAGCTACTGAGTTATCACCATCAGCGTTATCGAATAGACCTACTTTTCCTCTAGGTTTATTGTCCCTAAATTCTGTGAGGAAACCAGACTCTTTTATTGCTTTGAGAATCATATCCATCGTTACACAACGTTTTGAATCATTTGATTCTTCACCAGTAATAATTCTTCCATACAATGGAGAATCACTATCATCGCCTAACTTTAGAGCAATCCGTAGCGCAAGAGCTTTACGCCTTTCTTGATAGTTCGGAGAATCATACAGCAAGTCAGCGTCAAGAGTGTTCCTCAGTTGCTTCGGTACAGCTTTCTGGTTCTCATTGATATCCATGAAAAGCTTTACCTGTTCTTCTTGATTCATATTTTCAAAAGCAACAACAGGAATGGTATTCGTTTTTGCATACTTGGTGCCGGAGTATCCATACAAACGATGCTGTCCATCAATAATATAGGCAGAACGGTAACACTGAGGTAGGTGAAGAATCCCCAAAGACGTTTGGCTATCAGTTTCCTTCGCAGCTGCCTTCAAATCAAACTGTAAGCTTCTTTTAGAATCTAGACTAATTATTATAGAATTTGCAAAGTATCCTTTATTCTCAATGAATTTTCGCAACTGAGTGAGCCGTGATTTCTTAATCATTCTTTGATAAGTAGGCATTGCCTCAGAATTTGCATCATTCCTATGGAGTACATAACCTATTTGCAATAATCGTTCAGGCTCAATAGAAAATGAATAGTATGTATGTCCACCCATACTACCTCGTATGGCAGGAACAGTTGATGCCATATTTTGTATTCGGCGTCCTGCAAACAATTTTCCAAGAAGCTGATACTTGGCAGCAGGACCAAGTTGCTTGGCTAACTTAGTATAATCCTCTA
The window above is part of the Bifidobacterium sp. ESL0732 genome. Proteins encoded here:
- a CDS encoding ADP-ribosylglycohydrolase family protein codes for the protein MDLLERARGALTGLAIGDALGMPTQSMSHASIVKAYGGPIQDFRDAVDDQPIAPSMKAGSVTDDTDQAFILAHRLIEDGGDLDVMAYAQDLLAWEQRMRAKGSLDLLGPSTKAALEKLSQGVSPELTGKYGTTNGGAMRSAPVGIAFAPGEALCAAARRSCIVTHNTTQGIESTTLIAAVVSFGLEGGDLKDNMRKAVSLVLGLNHFGSWSAKASVVARVKAVLGYLDSASGKAACCEDDDFAAFLRDIVGTSVEANESVPAAFAIAYRFADKPFEALCLAASLGGDTDTMAAMAGAMLGAAYGPDVFGKEQVQKVEKQNSIDVDGVAAGLIALRNRGEQ
- the alr gene encoding alanine racemase — encoded protein: MTLNALPEWPFSSTLGKSNYTAALRRYPGQAIVDLKAMRDNMRHLVEVVGGPKSGTAVMGVVKADGYGHGLIPSALAALAGGATWLGTAQPREALLLRMAGIDSSRCHILTWMYNGHNAPLIELIASDIDISVGSLDGIDAVAAAARKLGMPARVHVKVDTGFGRNGFTAEGFPAALDKLVPLAKEGVLDIVGQWSHFSVADAPDVPEFVEATNQQLESFKQFTARMEKAGIPPRIRHIANTAATLSRPETHFELTRPGIGLYGYEADPAMGTPSNYDLKPAMTLQAQLATVKGVEAGHGISYGRTYITDEVTSTAIVPLGYADGIHRSASGFDESGAKHMKKPGGPVRVMTSEGPQLMRVSGRVCMDQFILDLHGDSEKLDVHEGDTVELFGPGRGEDYAEPTADDWARAADTISYEIFTCLRTRIPRLYLHAAEVLEPQDMSKLSPKALL
- a CDS encoding GNAT family protein, encoding MAEGKTIDNGNKTAAAEGVLTGSMRVRRASEADFEAIMAIFERARELMRRTGNPNQWGKSWPPAELIHEDIHGGHGMLLVDSEGEGGNERILAYFAMFLGAEPTYAHLTEGAWLDDDEYATMHRLASSGLKGHTGDVCMRWAAVTYKNVRCDTHPDNKAMQHVFEKAGFRRCGIITVSDMGDRGNTRIVYQRHDK
- a CDS encoding S-ribosylhomocysteine lyase, whose protein sequence is MAEENKPEPESFKLDHTKVKAPYVRFIDTETGEKGDVISNYDLRLVQPNENAIPTGGLHTIEHTIAVLLRERIPGYIDCSPFGCRTGFHLLTWGEHSTEDVAKALKESLEFIAYKATWDDVPATDIKSCGNYRDHSLFTAKEWCKKILDEGISSDPYVRKVV
- a CDS encoding DGQHR domain-containing protein, producing the protein MSNQEFWDNLVAGKDLNRVCRQRSNDYQLLKYSVNDRSMMETQGWDWVKDYGDKKHCQMKKRKLDSEIFENRVWMMLYRMGFQSLNRDQSFNIQYDKGEGNQQQIDVFALDEETALVVECKSTTEEGKRRNFKEEIQSFNSVQPGIRESIKERFGTVKVKFIFATNNYLLNKEDLERLDKANIAYFDEKTIEDYTKLAKQLGPAAKYQLLGKLFAGRRIQNMASTVPAIRGSMGGHTYYSFSIEPERLLQIGYVLHRNDANSEAMPTYQRMIKKSRLTQLRKFIENKGYFANSIIISLDSKRSLQFDLKAAAKETDSQTSLGILHLPQCYRSAYIIDGQHRLYGYSGTKYAKTNTIPVVAFENMNQEEQVKLFMDINENQKAVPKQLRNTLDADLLYDSPNYQERRKALALRIALKLGDDSDSPLYGRIITGEESNDSKRCVTMDMILKAIKESGFLTEFRDNKPRGKVGLFDNADGDNSVAYNALTPFIKGVLNFFAEQLPEEWERGKSNEGLLAMNSGIFALIRISSDVLKIISDRDGSMPLYQKTSVLLERCSPYFKYIVDFYNTMTPQNRQEIKQQYGGNGPIKHWRYLQKAIFDKCPQLTTVEYQEWWEKNSKEYNANSQQYISEISKSITGLMHKQLVELNGRDDESIVPIHVREKYLVKIAKKNEASSTENVSIWDYLNLKDYAEIAISDGHWRDTYSNLLTLPKRENETKKAKKENEVQWMKLLQSISDKLKNPGYSVSKVDYEYIQRIHEWCMQNYGQNNA